The Chryseobacterium geocarposphaerae genome window below encodes:
- a CDS encoding alcohol dehydrogenase catalytic domain-containing protein: protein MKAAVIHSPGVITCDTVDDPMIKESHDIILKVTSTAICGSDLHMYSGGIPQARPMVMGHEFMGIVEEVGQHITNLKVGDRVVVPFPISCGTCFFCQHDLPTACERSNPEHYGPEGGILTDKGGALFGYSDLYGGYDGGQAQYVRVPYAHIGPRKVPENLTDEQVLFLTDIFPTGYTGVMWGELKGGETVAIFGAGPVGSMAAKSAILYNAKKVIVIDTQQYRLDKIKALTGCDTILWEDADHAVQQIRDMTDGRGADLCIEAVGFEPDRDFIDRAKAVLNFEKGSIKVLGSLYECCKTWRNCFCSWCVSC, encoded by the coding sequence ATGAAAGCAGCAGTTATCCATTCACCAGGAGTCATTACATGCGATACCGTAGATGACCCGATGATTAAAGAATCTCATGATATCATTCTGAAAGTTACTTCAACGGCTATTTGCGGAAGTGATCTTCATATGTATTCTGGAGGTATTCCCCAGGCGAGACCTATGGTAATGGGGCATGAATTTATGGGCATCGTGGAAGAAGTAGGACAGCACATTACCAATCTCAAAGTGGGAGATAGAGTAGTAGTTCCGTTTCCCATTTCATGCGGAACTTGTTTTTTCTGTCAACATGATCTTCCGACAGCCTGTGAACGAAGCAATCCCGAACACTATGGCCCGGAAGGAGGAATATTGACAGATAAAGGCGGAGCTCTTTTTGGGTATTCAGATCTATATGGAGGATATGATGGAGGACAGGCCCAATATGTAAGAGTTCCGTATGCACATATTGGTCCAAGAAAAGTACCGGAAAATCTTACTGATGAACAAGTATTATTTCTTACAGACATTTTTCCCACAGGCTATACCGGGGTTATGTGGGGCGAATTAAAAGGTGGTGAGACAGTGGCAATATTTGGAGCAGGACCTGTTGGATCAATGGCGGCCAAAAGTGCTATTCTGTACAATGCAAAAAAAGTAATCGTTATTGATACCCAACAATACAGATTAGATAAAATTAAAGCATTAACAGGCTGTGATACCATTTTATGGGAAGATGCAGATCATGCAGTTCAGCAGATCCGGGATATGACTGACGGAAGAGGAGCAGATCTCTGCATTGAAGCAGTAGGTTTTGAACCCGACAGAGATTTTATAGACAGAGCTAAAGCAGTTTTAAACTTTGAAAAAGGTTCCATTAAGGTATTGGGAAGCCTGTATGAGTGCTGTAAGACGTGGCGGAATTGTTTCTGTTCTTGGTGTGTATCCTGTTAA
- a CDS encoding Crp/Fnr family transcriptional regulator: MIISEDLLIAFGGEYETYPANTVIFSEGSQPKFYFQIVNGNVELNNYHEDGKEFTQNILSDGQSFGESLLFSDQPYPMNAIATTECRILKLSKSDFLDLISQNKKVSFDMFKCLSDRLYYKYLMLFSITSSNPAYKIRALMDYIKGYNSSAIPKHSFLVPFTRRQIANLTGLRIETVIRTIKKMENENILKIENRKIYY, from the coding sequence ATGATTATCAGTGAAGATCTTTTAATAGCTTTCGGCGGCGAATACGAGACCTACCCTGCTAATACAGTTATTTTTAGTGAAGGAAGCCAGCCGAAATTTTATTTTCAGATTGTGAATGGTAATGTTGAATTAAACAATTATCATGAAGACGGAAAAGAATTTACCCAAAATATTCTTTCTGACGGTCAAAGTTTTGGAGAGTCTCTACTTTTTAGTGACCAGCCTTATCCCATGAATGCTATAGCCACAACAGAATGCCGCATTCTGAAACTTTCAAAATCAGATTTTCTTGACCTGATCAGCCAAAATAAAAAAGTTTCTTTCGATATGTTCAAATGCTTATCGGACAGGTTGTATTACAAATATCTGATGCTGTTTAGCATTACTTCTTCCAATCCTGCCTATAAAATTAGAGCACTCATGGATTATATAAAAGGTTATAATTCTTCTGCCATTCCCAAACATTCATTTTTGGTTCCTTTTACGCGCCGTCAAATAGCAAACCTTACGGGGCTTAGAATAGAAACGGTAATCCGGACCATTAAGAAAATGGAAAATGAAAACATTTTAAAAATAGAAAACAGAAAAATATATTATTAG
- a CDS encoding alpha-amylase has product MNGVIIQYFHWYHSGELWNEFSENVQYLKDLGFTAVWLPPATKCSLGKEGIGYDVYDLYDLGEFDQKGGIATKYGTKDEYLNAIKKAQKAGISVYADIVLNHRMGGDEEEQITIHEVNSENRNEIMGDPIQATAYTKFTFPARQGKYSDFIWNYMCFSGIDIINKDGEERKGIFKIHNGYSTEWTNDVSHQLGNYDYLMGADVEYRNPEVVKEMKNWIKWYLETTGVDGFRLDALKHISSNFLQDWISYIKNELKADCYILGEFWKDEAEKIAFFSDHMNDLVSCFDAPLHYNFFTASKEGKYYDLSQILKGSFLEKKPVFSVSFVENHDTQQLQALESSVQNWFKPIAYAIILLSEEAYPCVFYPDLFGAEYTDMKDGEEINIVIPKVEILPKLLKVRQYFAYGEQVNYFDHPNCIAWVRRGTPDNPGCVVILSNSEDGYKEIDLGIEHANNIYIDFLEQRKEQVKTDETGKAVFYVNPASVSVWIKKSN; this is encoded by the coding sequence ATGAACGGAGTGATCATACAATATTTTCACTGGTACCATTCCGGTGAACTATGGAATGAATTTTCAGAAAATGTACAGTATTTAAAAGACTTGGGATTTACGGCTGTTTGGCTGCCTCCAGCAACGAAATGTAGCTTAGGAAAAGAAGGAATAGGGTATGATGTCTATGATTTGTACGATTTAGGTGAATTTGATCAGAAAGGAGGAATCGCAACTAAATATGGAACAAAAGATGAATATCTTAATGCAATTAAAAAAGCGCAAAAAGCGGGAATTTCTGTCTATGCTGATATTGTACTCAATCATAGAATGGGAGGAGATGAAGAAGAACAGATCACAATACACGAAGTAAATAGTGAAAACCGGAATGAAATAATGGGTGATCCCATCCAGGCAACTGCATATACCAAGTTCACATTTCCTGCCAGACAAGGGAAATATTCTGATTTTATATGGAATTACATGTGCTTTAGCGGTATAGATATTATTAATAAAGATGGAGAAGAGAGAAAAGGGATCTTTAAGATTCACAATGGATATAGTACCGAATGGACAAATGATGTAAGTCATCAGCTGGGCAATTATGATTATCTGATGGGCGCAGATGTAGAATATCGGAATCCTGAGGTAGTAAAGGAAATGAAAAACTGGATAAAATGGTACTTGGAAACAACAGGAGTAGATGGTTTTCGTTTAGACGCTTTAAAGCATATTTCTTCAAATTTTTTACAAGACTGGATTTCTTATATAAAGAATGAGCTCAAGGCTGATTGTTATATATTAGGTGAATTTTGGAAAGATGAAGCAGAGAAAATAGCCTTTTTTTCAGATCATATGAATGATCTGGTTTCTTGTTTCGATGCGCCTTTGCATTATAATTTTTTTACAGCCTCAAAAGAAGGAAAATATTATGATCTTAGCCAGATTTTGAAAGGAAGTTTCCTGGAGAAAAAGCCCGTATTTTCCGTCTCCTTTGTAGAAAATCATGATACCCAGCAGCTACAGGCTCTGGAGTCTTCAGTTCAAAACTGGTTCAAGCCAATCGCTTATGCAATTATTTTATTATCAGAAGAGGCATATCCATGCGTATTTTATCCGGATCTTTTTGGGGCCGAATATACCGATATGAAAGATGGAGAAGAAATAAATATCGTTATCCCAAAAGTAGAAATTTTACCAAAGCTATTAAAGGTAAGGCAATACTTTGCCTATGGGGAACAGGTAAATTATTTTGACCACCCGAATTGTATTGCATGGGTGAGAAGAGGAACTCCAGACAATCCTGGTTGTGTTGTCATATTATCCAATAGTGAAGATGGATACAAAGAAATTGATTTAGGAATAGAGCATGCCAATAACATATATATCGATTTTTTGGAACAAAGAAAAGAGCAGGTAAAGACGGACGAAACCGGAAAAGCTGTTTTTTATGTCAACCCTGCCTCGGTCTCCGTTTGGATTAAAAAGAGTAACTAA
- a CDS encoding cbb3-type cytochrome c oxidase subunit I has product MAETSLFNQPGIQITIVLLLIIIIAGLVIVVLKFLSVYSQILRRKEYSEIQKKIENLSPEELNEYERREKELDFQQPENQLSGHVSATDEKGVIRNINSVEEFRFFPTKRRTSSFLNYVSPELTRLILWFLGTAIFWLLIGTSFGLYAGIKYVAPDVEHTSWLSFGRLRPAHTNAVFWGWASLAMVGLSYYVVTRVSNIENYNIKQGYVSLILMNTAVLAGTISLLSGINNGGGEYREYIWPIMITFGIGVAISTHNLFKPVAKRIVKEIYISNWYIISGFMFIVVVILVGYIPVWQNGVGETITQGYYMHQAIGMWFMMINLGLMYYFLPQQLNKPIYSYSLGALAFWTHILFYTLIGTHHFIFSAIPWRLQTTAIIASMGMLIPVAAGTTNFLLTFNGAWYQLKTSYTLPFYFMAIIFYVTGSFQGTVEAFRYTNLLWHFTDFTVSHSHLTMYGIITFMIWGFSYTLIPRLTGKEPPKLLVGVHFWLALIGLLMYVIALMIGGTQTGLMWIKKKPFIDGVINMFPFWLWRAIGGTFMWISHLIFAYNFYRMVRIKENLRIPRTPAEILATKRQLGNTEFKS; this is encoded by the coding sequence ATGGCAGAAACCTCATTATTTAATCAGCCCGGAATTCAGATTACCATTGTCTTACTGCTGATCATCATTATTGCCGGCCTGGTTATCGTTGTTCTGAAGTTTTTATCCGTTTATTCCCAGATATTACGAAGAAAAGAATATTCGGAAATTCAAAAAAAAATAGAAAACCTCAGCCCTGAAGAACTTAATGAATATGAACGAAGAGAAAAAGAGCTTGATTTTCAGCAGCCTGAAAATCAACTTTCCGGACATGTTTCTGCTACTGATGAAAAGGGAGTCATCCGGAATATTAATTCGGTAGAAGAATTTCGTTTTTTTCCTACTAAAAGGAGAACCTCATCTTTTCTCAATTATGTATCTCCGGAGCTCACCCGGCTTATTCTCTGGTTTCTAGGAACTGCCATATTTTGGCTTCTTATAGGAACCTCTTTCGGATTGTATGCCGGAATAAAATATGTAGCTCCCGATGTTGAGCATACGAGCTGGCTAAGCTTCGGAAGGCTCCGTCCGGCACATACCAATGCTGTATTCTGGGGATGGGCTTCTCTTGCGATGGTGGGGCTTTCCTATTATGTTGTAACTAGGGTCAGCAATATTGAAAATTATAATATTAAACAGGGATATGTTTCATTAATTCTCATGAATACTGCCGTTCTTGCCGGAACAATATCGTTGCTTTCAGGAATTAATAATGGCGGAGGAGAATACCGTGAATATATATGGCCTATTATGATCACCTTTGGAATAGGAGTAGCTATCTCGACACATAATCTTTTTAAGCCTGTTGCCAAAAGAATTGTTAAAGAAATTTATATTTCAAACTGGTATATTATTTCCGGCTTTATGTTCATTGTGGTCGTTATTTTAGTAGGTTATATTCCTGTATGGCAAAACGGTGTCGGAGAAACCATTACCCAGGGATATTATATGCATCAGGCGATCGGAATGTGGTTTATGATGATCAATCTCGGTCTGATGTATTATTTTCTTCCTCAGCAGCTTAATAAGCCTATCTACTCTTACAGTCTTGGAGCATTGGCATTCTGGACCCACATTTTGTTCTATACTTTGATTGGAACGCATCATTTTATTTTCAGTGCGATTCCCTGGAGACTGCAGACAACCGCTATTATTGCCAGTATGGGAATGCTGATTCCCGTTGCAGCAGGAACCACCAACTTTCTTCTGACCTTTAACGGAGCATGGTACCAGTTAAAAACCAGCTATACACTGCCTTTTTATTTCATGGCCATCATCTTTTATGTTACAGGCTCGTTTCAGGGAACTGTAGAAGCTTTCCGGTACACGAATCTTCTGTGGCATTTTACAGATTTTACCGTTTCGCATTCACATCTTACCATGTACGGAATTATCACCTTTATGATCTGGGGATTTTCTTACACGTTAATTCCGAGACTTACAGGAAAAGAGCCACCCAAATTATTGGTTGGTGTTCATTTTTGGTTAGCCCTGATCGGATTATTGATGTACGTGATTGCTCTTATGATAGGGGGAACACAGACCGGTCTGATGTGGATTAAGAAAAAACCTTTTATAGACGGAGTTATCAATATGTTTCCTTTCTGGCTGTGGAGAGCGATCGGCGGAACATTTATGTGGATTTCCCATCTCATTTTTGCTTACAATTTTTACCGGATGGTAAGGATAAAAGAGAATCTCCGGATTCCCCGAACCCCTGCGGAAATTTTGGCTACCAAAAGACAGCTTGGAAATACAGAGTTTAAATCTTAA
- a CDS encoding cbb3-type cytochrome c oxidase subunit II: MMLLNDHRILFGSALGLFLFLTFYIAIIPAMENQKINQPLPRQAKMLTKDERAGKMVYIENGCVACHTQQVRSVEMDNVFGKRPSIPADFAINRRTDFWRNTANLMGTQRAGPDLTNVGERQPSSEWHLIHLYQPRAAVEASIMPSYEFLFIERDYLQPGDVEVKVPEKFLKNKRKKIVATPKVLWLVAYLKSLKQTDYTDKSMVPAFLYKQQKKEAGGSQGGENLPDGGELFTANCASCHQANGEGVPGAFPPLKGSPVVNGGDLELYVTIIMKGYDPRPEFATMPPVGTNANFTPEDVTAIMNHERTSWGNNAKKVTVEEVKVIMDKIK, from the coding sequence ATGATGCTTCTCAATGACCATAGAATCCTTTTCGGCTCAGCATTAGGCTTGTTCTTATTTCTGACGTTTTATATCGCGATTATTCCCGCTATGGAAAATCAGAAGATCAACCAGCCTTTACCCAGACAGGCAAAAATGCTAACAAAAGATGAGAGAGCCGGAAAAATGGTATATATCGAAAATGGCTGTGTTGCCTGTCATACCCAACAGGTAAGAAGTGTGGAAATGGATAATGTTTTTGGTAAAAGACCGAGTATTCCTGCAGATTTTGCCATTAACAGAAGAACTGATTTCTGGAGAAACACGGCCAATCTTATGGGAACCCAAAGAGCCGGCCCCGACCTTACGAATGTAGGAGAGCGACAACCCAGCTCAGAATGGCACCTCATTCATCTTTATCAGCCCAGAGCAGCGGTAGAAGCTTCTATTATGCCTTCTTATGAATTTCTTTTTATCGAAAGAGACTATTTACAGCCAGGAGATGTAGAAGTAAAAGTCCCGGAGAAATTTTTAAAAAATAAAAGGAAAAAAATTGTAGCCACTCCAAAAGTTCTCTGGCTGGTTGCCTATTTGAAATCATTAAAACAAACTGATTATACAGACAAATCAATGGTTCCTGCGTTTCTCTATAAGCAGCAGAAAAAAGAAGCGGGCGGAAGTCAGGGAGGAGAAAATCTGCCTGATGGCGGAGAACTGTTCACAGCCAATTGTGCATCCTGTCATCAGGCAAACGGTGAAGGTGTTCCCGGAGCATTTCCACCATTAAAAGGAAGTCCTGTAGTCAACGGTGGAGATTTGGAATTGTATGTCACCATCATTATGAAAGGTTACGATCCGAGACCCGAGTTTGCAACCATGCCGCCTGTAGGGACAAATGCCAATTTCACCCCGGAAGACGTTACGGCCATTATGAACCATGAACGGACAAGCTGGGGCAATAATGCCAAAAAAGTGACTGTAGAAGAAGTAAAAGTAATCATGGATAAAATTAAATAA
- a CDS encoding cytochrome C, which yields MTKDKSKVFLFIDNDPAPIAELDTPIVFDLDTRKLTDGEHILKIISHSPTGREGIRTIHFTVANGPAIRIEGLKNKDVVDGTLSLMINAYDKGNQKSFLINGSETPQTIPFWIWIIIILFIGWALYYEITSANIQ from the coding sequence ATGACTAAAGACAAAAGTAAAGTTTTCCTTTTCATAGATAATGATCCGGCACCTATTGCCGAGCTGGACACTCCTATTGTCTTTGATCTGGATACCAGAAAACTGACCGACGGAGAACATATTCTAAAGATTATAAGTCATTCGCCCACAGGAAGAGAGGGTATCAGAACCATTCATTTTACAGTGGCCAATGGTCCGGCAATAAGAATAGAAGGACTAAAAAATAAAGATGTTGTAGATGGCACCCTGTCATTAATGATTAACGCTTATGACAAAGGGAATCAAAAGAGTTTCCTTATTAACGGAAGCGAGACTCCACAAACAATCCCTTTCTGGATATGGATAATTATTATTTTATTTATCGGCTGGGCTCTTTATTACGAAATAACCAGTGCCAACATCCAGTAA
- a CDS encoding DUF6766 family protein — MNSKSFFYRNSLSIVLLFLMLSFLLAQFLTGWKTENKELVENGEQALNITQYLQSGHFIQATFENWESEFLQMMLYVLLTVSLRQKGSSESKPLEGEEEVDKEPQPHPNAPWPVKKGGIWLKIYKHSLSLAFGILFLISFILHFYGSLKDYNTEQISKNEPVVSALQYISESRFWFESFQNWQSEFLAVASLVILSIWLREKGSPESKPVDMAYDEN, encoded by the coding sequence ATGAATTCCAAAAGCTTTTTTTACCGCAATAGTTTGAGTATAGTTTTACTCTTTTTGATGCTTTCATTCCTGTTAGCACAGTTTTTAACAGGTTGGAAAACAGAAAATAAGGAATTGGTGGAAAATGGAGAGCAAGCATTGAATATAACGCAATACCTCCAAAGCGGCCATTTTATTCAGGCTACATTTGAAAACTGGGAAAGCGAATTTCTACAGATGATGCTGTATGTATTACTCACAGTCTCTTTGCGACAGAAGGGCTCCAGCGAATCCAAGCCTTTGGAAGGAGAAGAGGAGGTGGATAAAGAACCTCAGCCTCATCCCAATGCTCCATGGCCCGTAAAGAAAGGAGGAATATGGCTTAAAATATATAAACATTCATTATCATTAGCCTTTGGTATATTGTTTTTGATAAGTTTTATCCTGCATTTCTACGGAAGTCTTAAAGATTATAATACGGAGCAGATTTCAAAGAATGAACCTGTAGTTTCGGCATTGCAGTATATTTCAGAATCCAGGTTCTGGTTCGAATCTTTCCAGAATTGGCAAAGCGAATTTTTAGCCGTGGCATCTCTGGTGATTTTATCCATATGGCTTCGGGAAAAAGGTTCTCCGGAATCCAAACCGGTGGATATGGCCTACGATGAAAATTAA
- a CDS encoding Rieske 2Fe-2S domain-containing protein, whose protein sequence is MNRWTDFPISESFREVKEKYFTATGFRGNGMIFGTITAQILTDIIIHGKSKYEEIFSPSRIKPMAGFTEFVKETAEAACDFIKDKITAEKIASWEEIKEGEAKVIKHEGESFAVYKEKEGKIHVLKSTCPHVHCEVRWNGAELSWDCPCHGSRFNVNGKMLTGPTVKDLQRIDIEERE, encoded by the coding sequence ATGAACCGGTGGACGGATTTCCCTATATCGGAAAGCTTCCGGGAAGTAAAGGAAAAGTATTTTACGGCGACAGGTTTTAGAGGAAACGGAATGATCTTCGGAACAATAACTGCACAAATTTTAACGGATATTATTATTCATGGGAAAAGTAAATATGAAGAAATATTCAGCCCGTCAAGAATAAAACCGATGGCAGGATTTACAGAATTCGTAAAGGAAACCGCCGAGGCTGCCTGCGATTTTATTAAAGATAAAATAACGGCCGAAAAGATTGCTTCATGGGAAGAAATTAAAGAAGGCGAGGCTAAAGTGATAAAACATGAAGGCGAGTCATTTGCAGTATATAAAGAAAAAGAAGGGAAAATCCATGTGCTGAAAAGTACCTGTCCGCATGTACACTGTGAAGTCCGCTGGAACGGTGCCGAGCTGAGCTGGGACTGTCCGTGTCATGGTTCCAGATTCAATGTTAATGGAAAAATGCTCACCGGACCTACAGTGAAAGACCTGCAAAGAATAGACATTGAAGAACGCGAATAA
- a CDS encoding NAD(P)/FAD-dependent oxidoreductase, producing MYRDGVRKSIWQEEIKRISSEADDKQLFDIVIVGGGITGVSTALKLQENGKNCILLEAANIGFGTTGGTTAHINDFFDTTFDEAINDFGLEQAKLFAEVGKEAQDHIKNNIKKYGLDCDFEEKAAVLFALDERQAEKLKDIVAGASKVGHEMTYTEEISFPIPFKEAVIIPNQAQFHPIKYIKGLCEAFLQLGGHILEDCTCESHEEQDEIIVLKTSKGEIKTKNLVYATHIPPGVNILHFMTAPYRSYAMAFSLNYDEYSQHLGYDLTEPYHYYRTQKIDGKTLLIAGGEDHKTGHEENTGECFSRLENYVRQYFDVETVYYSWSSQYYEPVDGFPYIGKLPGSKGKVFYGDRF from the coding sequence ATGTACAGAGATGGAGTAAGAAAAAGTATATGGCAGGAAGAAATTAAAAGAATTTCTTCAGAAGCAGATGATAAGCAGTTATTTGATATTGTAATTGTTGGTGGGGGAATTACAGGCGTTTCTACAGCTTTAAAATTGCAGGAAAACGGCAAAAATTGCATTCTTCTGGAAGCGGCCAATATTGGTTTCGGAACCACCGGAGGAACAACAGCGCATATCAATGATTTTTTTGATACCACTTTCGATGAAGCGATTAATGATTTTGGCCTGGAACAGGCAAAATTATTTGCTGAAGTAGGAAAAGAAGCGCAGGATCATATTAAAAATAATATTAAGAAATATGGACTGGACTGCGATTTTGAAGAAAAAGCGGCCGTTCTTTTTGCATTAGACGAAAGACAGGCTGAAAAATTGAAAGATATTGTGGCTGGAGCTTCTAAAGTGGGACATGAAATGACGTATACGGAAGAAATTTCTTTTCCGATTCCTTTTAAAGAAGCCGTGATTATTCCCAACCAGGCGCAGTTTCATCCCATCAAATATATAAAGGGATTGTGTGAAGCTTTTTTACAGCTAGGAGGACATATTTTGGAAGATTGTACTTGTGAAAGTCATGAGGAACAGGACGAAATAATTGTTCTGAAGACTTCAAAAGGTGAAATAAAAACGAAGAATCTTGTGTATGCTACCCATATTCCTCCGGGAGTCAATATCCTTCATTTCATGACAGCTCCTTACAGAAGCTATGCAATGGCTTTTAGCTTAAATTATGACGAATATTCACAGCATCTCGGATATGACCTTACAGAGCCGTATCACTATTACAGAACTCAGAAAATAGATGGAAAAACCCTGCTGATTGCGGGAGGAGAAGATCACAAAACCGGCCATGAAGAAAATACGGGAGAATGTTTTTCAAGATTGGAAAACTATGTCCGGCAATATTTTGATGTTGAAACAGTATACTACAGCTGGTCGAGCCAGTATTATGAACCGGTGGACGGATTTCCCTATATCGGAAAGCTTCCGGGAAGTAAAGGAAAAGTATTTTACGGCGACAGGTTTTAG
- a CDS encoding SDR family oxidoreductase — translation MKELKLANKSVLITGADSGIGKAVALLLAKEGADVAIIYHEDDEDAEKVKTEIESLGRKCRIFSGDINDYEFCEETVRKLISEWGKINILINNAGTQFPAERIQDLEEKNIRKTFDTNIIGMILLSKVVFPHLKEGDGIINTTSAVAYQGHPELLDYAATKGAIVSFTRSLALQAKPKGIRVNAVAPGPVATPLTKETFDEKEEDPRKPPLERNATPKEVAESFLFLASEGAAQITGQVLHPNGGLIVNG, via the coding sequence ATGAAAGAATTAAAGCTAGCTAACAAATCGGTTCTTATTACAGGAGCCGACAGCGGAATCGGGAAAGCAGTAGCGTTACTTTTGGCAAAGGAGGGTGCCGATGTGGCCATTATTTATCATGAAGACGACGAAGATGCTGAAAAAGTAAAAACGGAAATTGAATCATTAGGAAGAAAATGCAGGATATTTTCCGGAGATATCAATGATTATGAATTTTGTGAAGAAACAGTCCGCAAACTAATTTCTGAATGGGGTAAAATTAATATTCTGATCAATAATGCAGGGACCCAGTTTCCGGCAGAGCGTATTCAGGATCTGGAAGAAAAAAATATCCGGAAAACATTTGATACCAATATCATCGGGATGATCTTACTGTCCAAAGTAGTATTTCCGCATTTAAAAGAAGGAGACGGCATTATCAATACAACTTCGGCGGTAGCTTACCAGGGACATCCGGAATTACTGGACTATGCAGCAACAAAAGGAGCCATCGTTTCTTTTACCCGGTCTCTGGCATTACAGGCGAAACCAAAAGGGATAAGAGTAAATGCCGTTGCACCCGGACCTGTGGCAACACCGCTTACCAAGGAAACTTTTGATGAAAAAGAAGAAGATCCAAGAAAACCTCCTTTGGAAAGAAACGCGACACCGAAAGAAGTGGCGGAAAGCTTTTTATTTCTGGCATCAGAGGGAGCAGCTCAGATTACGGGACAGGTTCTCCATCCAAACGGAGGCTTGATTGTTAACGGATAA
- a CDS encoding CinA family protein, giving the protein MEFHKKLLEYIGQSLMTADETIAVAESVTSGCLQLAFSQIPNASLIYKGGMTAYTLPMKVKLLNVDQEEAEKCDCVSENIVETMALNVAKLYETDWSIATTGYCTPIRNSSYKIFAFFSFSYKGKIIHTGKLELHPKTQALNAQLYYTEFILGCFKTEVSKNKEVQSRLQLKINGNERIKAS; this is encoded by the coding sequence ATGGAATTTCATAAAAAACTTCTGGAATATATCGGTCAGTCACTAATGACGGCAGATGAAACGATTGCGGTTGCCGAAAGTGTAACCTCAGGATGTTTGCAGCTGGCTTTTTCTCAGATACCTAATGCATCATTGATTTATAAAGGAGGAATGACAGCCTATACTTTACCCATGAAGGTAAAATTACTGAACGTGGATCAAGAAGAAGCGGAGAAATGCGACTGTGTTTCGGAAAATATTGTAGAAACAATGGCCCTTAATGTAGCAAAACTCTATGAAACCGATTGGTCGATTGCCACAACAGGCTATTGCACACCTATCAGAAATTCATCCTACAAAATATTCGCTTTCTTTTCATTTTCTTATAAAGGCAAAATCATCCATACCGGAAAACTGGAACTGCACCCCAAAACCCAAGCCCTTAATGCCCAATTATATTACACTGAATTCATTTTGGGGTGCTTTAAAACAGAAGTCAGTAAAAATAAAGAAGTACAATCAAGATTACAATTGAAAATAAATGGAAATGAAAGAATTAAAGCTAGCTAA